In Rhizobium favelukesii, the sequence CCTGGACGGCTTGCTGGGCGACGAGCGGCGTAAGACAGGTTGGATGCGCGCTGAGGCGGCCGGTGATCCCGGCCCGTGGCGGCAACAAGCCATTCTGGGGCGCGGGCGCTGGGACGCGGACGCACTTCGCGACATCGTGCGAGAGTATGTCGTAGAAAACCTCGCCACGGATGATGCGGTCCTGGTCATCGACGAGACGGGCTTCCTCAAGCAGGGCAAAA encodes:
- a CDS encoding transposase, which gives rise to MIRRSWMAGASIETTLELWASSLRDVNARMRGLFTQERVAASANLFLDGLLGDERRKTGWMRAEAAGDPGPWRQQAILGRGRWDADALRDIVREYVVENLATDDAVLVIDETGFLKQGK